One region of Triticum aestivum cultivar Chinese Spring chromosome 6B, IWGSC CS RefSeq v2.1, whole genome shotgun sequence genomic DNA includes:
- the LOC123133847 gene encoding uncharacterized protein yields MDSLGGHHTAAAHAKVELEAELGERNGAPAINPLVEQEARGPMPMADDRRTRPERVRRLIRRLRPAPIGSAFKRWLKHPAHLAQFAWAVCVALSFALLGLLLLGVFDGAFRRRSVRDRWVEIVNQILNALFTLMTIYQHPELFHHAALLLRWRPGDEKELRKAYCRKGSGGGEAQRERERLHLSVVVGLLHLTCFAQYAMCGLFWGYSSTARPDAAMTPLAGVSAVAPVVAGLYMYYSPLGRKSEQSMHQETEEVCDDDSMVAAVITDPAGREWAGGLLDVRDDPAACWLSCLCTFCVFGWNMERLGFGNMHVHGAMFALLCFAPLWVLSHAATNIRSKAVSNAVSAAGVVLCALGLLYGGFWRARMRRKFGLAGKDRLPFFSSLSLDVADYLQWMFCWGCALAQEVRTGNLLLDVESTGGSGGVQVQVDNSLRPLPREDGSFEIAAVAGTPSVPLAYNSPRRGEELPLVQLKRDGSWSPGEMRPPVPPLMQDGGGPQGGRIQ; encoded by the coding sequence ATGGATTCACTTGGAGGTCACCACACGGCGGCGGCCCACGCCAAGGTGGAGCTGGAAGCGGAGCTCGGCGAGCGCAACGGCGCCCCCGCCATCAATCCCCTCGTCGAGCAAGAAGCACGCGGCCCGATGCCGATGGCCGACGACCGGCGGACTCGCCCAGAGCGAGTGCGCCGTCTTATCCGGAGGCTCCGCCCGGCGCCCATCGGGAGCGCGTTCAAGCGGTGGCTGAAGCACCCGGCGCACCTCGCGCAGTTCGCGTGGGCGGTCTGCGTCGCGCTGTCGTTCGCCctgctcggcctcctcctcctcggcgtctTCGACGGCGCCTTCCGGCGCAGGTCCGTCCGCGACCGGTGGGTCGAGATCGTCAACCAGATCCTGAACGCGCTCTTCACCCTCATGACCATCTACCAGCACCCCGAGCTCTTCCACCACGCCGCCCTGCTGCTCCGGTGGCGGCCGGGGGACGAGAAGGAGCTCCGGAAGGCCTACTGCCGGAAGGGCTCGGGTGGCGGTGAAGCGCAGCGGGAGCGGGAGCGGCTTCACCTGTCCGTGGTGGTCGGGCTCCTCCACCTCACCTGCTTCGCGCAGTACGCCATGTGTGGGCTCTTCTGGGGGTACTCCAGCACAGCCCGCCCAGACGCCGCCATGACCCCGCTCGCCGGGGTCAGCGCCGTGGCACCCGTCGTCGCTGGCCTGTACATGTACTACAGCCCGCTTGGGAGGAAAAGCGAGCAAAGCATGCACCAAGAAACTGAAGAGGTCTGCGACGACGACAGCATGGTTGCGGCGGTGATCACCGACCCCGCGGGAAGGGAGTGGGCCGGCGGGCTGCTGGACGTGCGCGACGACCCGGCGGCGTGCTGGCTCTCGTGCCTCTGCACCTTCTGCGTGTTCGGGTGGAACATGGAGCGGCTGGGGTTCGGGAACATGCACGTGCACGGCGCCATGTTCGCGCTCCtctgcttcgcgccgctgtgggTGCTCAGCCATGCCGCCACGAACATCCGGAGCAAGGCCGTCAGCAACGCGGTCAGCGCCGCCGGGGTGGTGCTCTGCGCGCTCGGCCTGCTCTACGGCGGGTTCTGGCGGGCGCGGATGCGGCGCAAGTTCGGGCTCGCCGGCAAGGACAGACTACCCTTCTTCTCCTCACTGTCGCTCGACGTCGCCGACTATCTGCAGTGGATGTTCTGCTGGGGGTGCGCGCTGGCGCAGGAGGTGCGGACCGGGAACCTTCTCCTCGACGTCGAGTCGACCGGAGGCTCCGGTGGTGTGCAAGTGCAAGTTGATAACAGCCTACGGCCTTTGCCAAGAGAGGATGGTAGCTTTGAGATCGCAGCAGTCGCTGGCACTCCCTCTGTTCCACTGGCCTATAACTCGCCGCGTCGAGGCGAGGAGTTGCCATTGGTGCAGCTGAAGCGGGACGGCAGTTGGTCACCTGGAGAAATGAGGCCACCAGTTCCGCCATTGATGCAGGACGGCGGAGGTCCTCAAGGTGGGCGAATTCAGTGA